A genomic region of Oncorhynchus mykiss isolate Arlee chromosome 2, USDA_OmykA_1.1, whole genome shotgun sequence contains the following coding sequences:
- the LOC110485793 gene encoding zinc-binding protein A33 isoform X1 has protein sequence MSFNSLSLSLPLSSLLSPSLLLHQESLVCFPVLLGEIGMYKNHTKDTNNNCNKSLLPDHKEKLIQAIKRIKHEVDECWEAERETYIWSVGVERCFDNLEREVRAEFQNLHRFLDEEETMDMERLKKEKEKRVKLLREREKKIAMQGRDLERGIATLNNKLAEEDSPKLLKEIQDLLKRSHVAFIPPPQVDVEVRSAHFVGPIQYRIWKHMKSCLYPNITEVTFDPETAHPLLTLSPSCTSVWFEEDKVIPKSSEEEQPPNPRCFHYYYSVMGREGFITGRHYWEVEVGRKTAWRLGVAREDVHRGEMDSSGTSNGLWTLSLKGGAILACTDPKPTKVPVSIRPVRIGVFLDCEKEEVAFYNAVTMTPLYTFSMETVFVPLIPFYNPCDTDDGRNLGPLNLFSPSI, from the exons ATGTCCTTCAATTCTCTGTCactgtccctccctctttcatctttactctctccctctcttttattACACCAAGAGTCCCTTGTTTGCTTTCCGGTCTTGTTAGGAGAAATTGGAATGTACAAAAATCACACAAAAGATACCAACAACAACTGCAATAAAAGCCTTCTCCCTGACCACAAG GAGAAGCTGATCCAGGCTATTAAAAGAATAAAGCATGAGGTAGACGAGTgctgggaggcagagagagagacgtacaTATGGTCTGTTGGTGTAGAG aGATGTTTTGATAATCTGGAACGGGAGGTCCGAGCTGAGTTCCAGAACCTCCATCGCTTCCTGGACGAAGAGGAGACCATGGACATGGAGCGACtgaagaaggagaaagagaagagggtgaAGCTGcttagggagagggagaaaaagatcGCCATGCAGGGAAGAGATCTGGAGAGAGGCATTGCCACGCTAAACAACAAACTGGCCGAGGAGGATAGTCCCAAACTGCTCAAA GAGATTCAAGACCTCTTGAAAAG gTCCCATGTGGCTTTCATACCCCCTCCCCAGGTGGATGTGGAGGTGCGATCAGCACACTTTGTGGGGCCCATCCAGTACAGGATATGGAAACACATGAAGAGCTGCCTGTACCCAA atatcaCTGAAGTGACCTTTGACCCAGAGACAGCCCACCCCCTCCTCACACTCTCCCCCAGCTGCACTTCTGTGTGGTTCGAGGAGGACAAAGTTATCCCCAAGTCCTCGGAGGAGGAGCAGCCCCCCAACCCCCGCTGCTTCCACTACTACTACAGTGTCATGGGCCGAGAAGGTTTCATCACCGGACGCCATtactgggaggtggaggtgggccGCAAGACAGCGTGGCGGCTGGGTGTGGCCAGGGAGGACGTCCACCGGGGGGAGATGGACTCCAGCGGGACCAGTAACGGTCTCTGGACCCTATCCCTGAAGGGAGGGGCCATCTTGGCCTGTACAGACCCCAAACCCACCAAGGTCCCGGTGTCCATCAGGCCCGTCCGGATCGGAGTGTTCTTAGACTGTGAGAAGGAGGAAGTAGCGTTCTATAACGCTGTTACCATGACGCCGCTGTACACATTCTCCATGGAAACGGTGTTCGTTCCGCTGATCCCCTTCTATAACCCATGTGACACGGACGATGGGAGGAACCTGGGTCCCCTAAACCTCTTCAGCCCCTCTATATGA
- the LOC110485793 gene encoding zinc-binding protein A33 isoform X2 yields MVFDESLVCFPVLLGEIGMYKNHTKDTNNNCNKSLLPDHKEKLIQAIKRIKHEVDECWEAERETYIWSVGVERCFDNLEREVRAEFQNLHRFLDEEETMDMERLKKEKEKRVKLLREREKKIAMQGRDLERGIATLNNKLAEEDSPKLLKEIQDLLKRSHVAFIPPPQVDVEVRSAHFVGPIQYRIWKHMKSCLYPNITEVTFDPETAHPLLTLSPSCTSVWFEEDKVIPKSSEEEQPPNPRCFHYYYSVMGREGFITGRHYWEVEVGRKTAWRLGVAREDVHRGEMDSSGTSNGLWTLSLKGGAILACTDPKPTKVPVSIRPVRIGVFLDCEKEEVAFYNAVTMTPLYTFSMETVFVPLIPFYNPCDTDDGRNLGPLNLFSPSI; encoded by the exons ATGGTGTTTGATG AGTCCCTTGTTTGCTTTCCGGTCTTGTTAGGAGAAATTGGAATGTACAAAAATCACACAAAAGATACCAACAACAACTGCAATAAAAGCCTTCTCCCTGACCACAAG GAGAAGCTGATCCAGGCTATTAAAAGAATAAAGCATGAGGTAGACGAGTgctgggaggcagagagagagacgtacaTATGGTCTGTTGGTGTAGAG aGATGTTTTGATAATCTGGAACGGGAGGTCCGAGCTGAGTTCCAGAACCTCCATCGCTTCCTGGACGAAGAGGAGACCATGGACATGGAGCGACtgaagaaggagaaagagaagagggtgaAGCTGcttagggagagggagaaaaagatcGCCATGCAGGGAAGAGATCTGGAGAGAGGCATTGCCACGCTAAACAACAAACTGGCCGAGGAGGATAGTCCCAAACTGCTCAAA GAGATTCAAGACCTCTTGAAAAG gTCCCATGTGGCTTTCATACCCCCTCCCCAGGTGGATGTGGAGGTGCGATCAGCACACTTTGTGGGGCCCATCCAGTACAGGATATGGAAACACATGAAGAGCTGCCTGTACCCAA atatcaCTGAAGTGACCTTTGACCCAGAGACAGCCCACCCCCTCCTCACACTCTCCCCCAGCTGCACTTCTGTGTGGTTCGAGGAGGACAAAGTTATCCCCAAGTCCTCGGAGGAGGAGCAGCCCCCCAACCCCCGCTGCTTCCACTACTACTACAGTGTCATGGGCCGAGAAGGTTTCATCACCGGACGCCATtactgggaggtggaggtgggccGCAAGACAGCGTGGCGGCTGGGTGTGGCCAGGGAGGACGTCCACCGGGGGGAGATGGACTCCAGCGGGACCAGTAACGGTCTCTGGACCCTATCCCTGAAGGGAGGGGCCATCTTGGCCTGTACAGACCCCAAACCCACCAAGGTCCCGGTGTCCATCAGGCCCGTCCGGATCGGAGTGTTCTTAGACTGTGAGAAGGAGGAAGTAGCGTTCTATAACGCTGTTACCATGACGCCGCTGTACACATTCTCCATGGAAACGGTGTTCGTTCCGCTGATCCCCTTCTATAACCCATGTGACACGGACGATGGGAGGAACCTGGGTCCCCTAAACCTCTTCAGCCCCTCTATATGA
- the LOC110485793 gene encoding zinc-binding protein A33 isoform X4 codes for MYKNHTKDTNNNCNKSLLPDHKEKLIQAIKRIKHEVDECWEAERETYIWSVGVERCFDNLEREVRAEFQNLHRFLDEEETMDMERLKKEKEKRVKLLREREKKIAMQGRDLERGIATLNNKLAEEDSPKLLKEIQDLLKRSHVAFIPPPQVDVEVRSAHFVGPIQYRIWKHMKSCLYPNITEVTFDPETAHPLLTLSPSCTSVWFEEDKVIPKSSEEEQPPNPRCFHYYYSVMGREGFITGRHYWEVEVGRKTAWRLGVAREDVHRGEMDSSGTSNGLWTLSLKGGAILACTDPKPTKVPVSIRPVRIGVFLDCEKEEVAFYNAVTMTPLYTFSMETVFVPLIPFYNPCDTDDGRNLGPLNLFSPSI; via the exons ATGTACAAAAATCACACAAAAGATACCAACAACAACTGCAATAAAAGCCTTCTCCCTGACCACAAG GAGAAGCTGATCCAGGCTATTAAAAGAATAAAGCATGAGGTAGACGAGTgctgggaggcagagagagagacgtacaTATGGTCTGTTGGTGTAGAG aGATGTTTTGATAATCTGGAACGGGAGGTCCGAGCTGAGTTCCAGAACCTCCATCGCTTCCTGGACGAAGAGGAGACCATGGACATGGAGCGACtgaagaaggagaaagagaagagggtgaAGCTGcttagggagagggagaaaaagatcGCCATGCAGGGAAGAGATCTGGAGAGAGGCATTGCCACGCTAAACAACAAACTGGCCGAGGAGGATAGTCCCAAACTGCTCAAA GAGATTCAAGACCTCTTGAAAAG gTCCCATGTGGCTTTCATACCCCCTCCCCAGGTGGATGTGGAGGTGCGATCAGCACACTTTGTGGGGCCCATCCAGTACAGGATATGGAAACACATGAAGAGCTGCCTGTACCCAA atatcaCTGAAGTGACCTTTGACCCAGAGACAGCCCACCCCCTCCTCACACTCTCCCCCAGCTGCACTTCTGTGTGGTTCGAGGAGGACAAAGTTATCCCCAAGTCCTCGGAGGAGGAGCAGCCCCCCAACCCCCGCTGCTTCCACTACTACTACAGTGTCATGGGCCGAGAAGGTTTCATCACCGGACGCCATtactgggaggtggaggtgggccGCAAGACAGCGTGGCGGCTGGGTGTGGCCAGGGAGGACGTCCACCGGGGGGAGATGGACTCCAGCGGGACCAGTAACGGTCTCTGGACCCTATCCCTGAAGGGAGGGGCCATCTTGGCCTGTACAGACCCCAAACCCACCAAGGTCCCGGTGTCCATCAGGCCCGTCCGGATCGGAGTGTTCTTAGACTGTGAGAAGGAGGAAGTAGCGTTCTATAACGCTGTTACCATGACGCCGCTGTACACATTCTCCATGGAAACGGTGTTCGTTCCGCTGATCCCCTTCTATAACCCATGTGACACGGACGATGGGAGGAACCTGGGTCCCCTAAACCTCTTCAGCCCCTCTATATGA
- the LOC110485793 gene encoding zinc-binding protein A33 isoform X3 → MVFDGEIGMYKNHTKDTNNNCNKSLLPDHKEKLIQAIKRIKHEVDECWEAERETYIWSVGVERCFDNLEREVRAEFQNLHRFLDEEETMDMERLKKEKEKRVKLLREREKKIAMQGRDLERGIATLNNKLAEEDSPKLLKEIQDLLKRSHVAFIPPPQVDVEVRSAHFVGPIQYRIWKHMKSCLYPNITEVTFDPETAHPLLTLSPSCTSVWFEEDKVIPKSSEEEQPPNPRCFHYYYSVMGREGFITGRHYWEVEVGRKTAWRLGVAREDVHRGEMDSSGTSNGLWTLSLKGGAILACTDPKPTKVPVSIRPVRIGVFLDCEKEEVAFYNAVTMTPLYTFSMETVFVPLIPFYNPCDTDDGRNLGPLNLFSPSI, encoded by the exons ATGGTGTTTGATG GAGAAATTGGAATGTACAAAAATCACACAAAAGATACCAACAACAACTGCAATAAAAGCCTTCTCCCTGACCACAAG GAGAAGCTGATCCAGGCTATTAAAAGAATAAAGCATGAGGTAGACGAGTgctgggaggcagagagagagacgtacaTATGGTCTGTTGGTGTAGAG aGATGTTTTGATAATCTGGAACGGGAGGTCCGAGCTGAGTTCCAGAACCTCCATCGCTTCCTGGACGAAGAGGAGACCATGGACATGGAGCGACtgaagaaggagaaagagaagagggtgaAGCTGcttagggagagggagaaaaagatcGCCATGCAGGGAAGAGATCTGGAGAGAGGCATTGCCACGCTAAACAACAAACTGGCCGAGGAGGATAGTCCCAAACTGCTCAAA GAGATTCAAGACCTCTTGAAAAG gTCCCATGTGGCTTTCATACCCCCTCCCCAGGTGGATGTGGAGGTGCGATCAGCACACTTTGTGGGGCCCATCCAGTACAGGATATGGAAACACATGAAGAGCTGCCTGTACCCAA atatcaCTGAAGTGACCTTTGACCCAGAGACAGCCCACCCCCTCCTCACACTCTCCCCCAGCTGCACTTCTGTGTGGTTCGAGGAGGACAAAGTTATCCCCAAGTCCTCGGAGGAGGAGCAGCCCCCCAACCCCCGCTGCTTCCACTACTACTACAGTGTCATGGGCCGAGAAGGTTTCATCACCGGACGCCATtactgggaggtggaggtgggccGCAAGACAGCGTGGCGGCTGGGTGTGGCCAGGGAGGACGTCCACCGGGGGGAGATGGACTCCAGCGGGACCAGTAACGGTCTCTGGACCCTATCCCTGAAGGGAGGGGCCATCTTGGCCTGTACAGACCCCAAACCCACCAAGGTCCCGGTGTCCATCAGGCCCGTCCGGATCGGAGTGTTCTTAGACTGTGAGAAGGAGGAAGTAGCGTTCTATAACGCTGTTACCATGACGCCGCTGTACACATTCTCCATGGAAACGGTGTTCGTTCCGCTGATCCCCTTCTATAACCCATGTGACACGGACGATGGGAGGAACCTGGGTCCCCTAAACCTCTTCAGCCCCTCTATATGA